The Polymorphobacter megasporae genome window below encodes:
- a CDS encoding dienelactone hydrolase family protein gives MPHKHVAITTRDGICPCYAVTPDGSGPWPAIIFYTDAGGMRPAMLDMAQCLADAGYVVLLPDLFYRYGSYGPLVPAEVFAGDFRAIIGPLMATTGNDRAAEDSEAFFAYLGSRDDVAGSKCGAVGFCMGGGMALAAAGTYPDRFAAVASFHGGNLATDAPASPHRLAPRLEAEVYIGAAENDGSYPPDMAERFEQALDQAGVRYDTATYRAAHGWMMPDFPVYDHDEAERGWVAMLALFDRTLRGN, from the coding sequence ATGCCGCATAAGCACGTCGCCATTACGACCCGCGATGGCATCTGCCCTTGCTACGCCGTCACGCCCGACGGTAGCGGCCCATGGCCTGCAATCATCTTCTACACCGACGCCGGCGGCATGCGGCCTGCCATGCTCGACATGGCGCAATGCCTCGCCGACGCCGGCTATGTCGTCCTGCTCCCTGACCTATTCTACCGCTATGGGTCCTATGGACCGCTCGTCCCCGCCGAAGTTTTCGCCGGTGATTTTCGCGCGATTATCGGTCCGCTGATGGCGACGACCGGCAACGACAGGGCCGCCGAGGATAGCGAGGCGTTCTTCGCCTATCTCGGTTCGCGTGACGACGTGGCGGGCAGCAAGTGCGGCGCGGTCGGGTTTTGCATGGGCGGCGGAATGGCGCTTGCGGCGGCCGGGACGTATCCGGATCGATTCGCCGCCGTGGCCAGTTTTCACGGCGGCAATCTTGCGACCGACGCCCCGGCGAGCCCACACCGGCTGGCGCCGAGGTTAGAGGCCGAAGTCTATATCGGCGCCGCCGAGAACGATGGCAGCTATCCGCCAGACATGGCGGAGCGGTTCGAGCAGGCACTCGATCAAGCCGGCGTGCGCTACGATACCGCGACTTACCGCGCGGCACACGGCTGGATGATGCCGGACTTTCCCGTCTACGACCATGATGAAGCCGAGCGCGGCTGGGTCGCGATGCTCGCTTTGTTCGACCGGACGCTGCGCGGCAATTAG
- the ilvD gene encoding dihydroxy-acid dehydratase, whose protein sequence is MSFDKSRLPSRHVTVGPERAPHRSYYYAMGLTAEDIAKPFVGVVSAGNDSAPCNTTLDAQADAARAGVIAAGGTPRRFNTITVTDGIAMGHQGMKSSLVSREVIADSVELSMRGHSYDALLTFAGCDKSLPGMMMAMLRLNVPAVFVYGGSILPGRFEDKDVTVVDVFEAVGQFAAGACPLARLTALEKVACPGHGACGGQFTANTMACVAEAIGLSLPNSNMMPAPYEGRAALAVAAGEAVMHCLEANLRPRDICTRKAFENAATVVAATGGSTNAALHLPAMANEAGIEFTLFDVAEIFKRTPYITDLKPGGRYVARDLYDAGGIYMVMKTLMDGGFLHGDCMTVTGKTLAENLAQVTWNANQDVIRPVSNPITPTGGVVGLRGSLAPDGAIVKVAGMHTLVFEGPARVFDCEEDAFAAVEARSIREGEVLVIRYEGPKGGPGMREMLSTTAALYGLGMGEKVALITDGRFSGGTRGFCIGHVGPEAADGGPIALVENGDLIRIDAEAGTIDLLVDPAELASRRALWQPRVNAYQAGALWRYAKTVGPAWTGAVTHPGAKAERHVYADI, encoded by the coding sequence ATGAGCTTCGATAAATCACGGCTGCCGAGCCGCCACGTCACCGTTGGACCCGAGCGCGCGCCGCACCGGTCGTATTATTATGCGATGGGCCTGACCGCGGAGGACATCGCCAAGCCGTTCGTCGGCGTCGTCTCGGCGGGCAACGACTCGGCGCCGTGCAACACGACGCTCGATGCGCAGGCCGATGCGGCGCGGGCCGGGGTGATCGCCGCCGGGGGGACGCCGCGCCGGTTCAACACGATCACCGTCACCGACGGCATCGCGATGGGCCACCAAGGGATGAAGTCGTCTCTCGTCAGCCGCGAGGTCATCGCCGACTCGGTCGAACTGTCGATGCGCGGCCACAGCTACGACGCGCTCCTGACCTTCGCCGGCTGCGACAAGTCGCTGCCGGGAATGATGATGGCGATGCTCCGCCTCAACGTGCCCGCGGTGTTCGTCTATGGCGGGTCGATCCTGCCGGGGCGGTTCGAGGACAAGGACGTCACCGTCGTTGACGTCTTCGAGGCGGTCGGCCAGTTCGCCGCTGGGGCCTGCCCGCTCGCCCGGCTGACCGCGCTAGAGAAGGTCGCGTGCCCGGGGCACGGCGCGTGCGGCGGCCAGTTCACCGCGAACACGATGGCGTGCGTTGCCGAGGCGATCGGCCTGTCGTTGCCCAATTCGAACATGATGCCCGCGCCGTACGAGGGGCGTGCCGCGCTCGCCGTCGCGGCGGGGGAGGCGGTGATGCACTGCCTCGAAGCTAACCTCCGTCCGCGTGACATCTGCACGCGCAAAGCCTTTGAAAATGCTGCGACGGTCGTTGCCGCGACGGGCGGGTCGACCAACGCCGCGCTGCATTTGCCGGCGATGGCGAACGAGGCGGGGATCGAGTTCACGCTGTTCGACGTCGCCGAGATCTTCAAGCGGACCCCGTATATCACCGACCTCAAGCCCGGCGGGCGCTACGTCGCGCGCGATCTCTACGACGCGGGCGGCATCTACATGGTGATGAAGACGCTGATGGACGGCGGCTTCCTCCACGGCGACTGCATGACGGTGACCGGCAAGACGCTCGCGGAAAACCTCGCGCAGGTCACGTGGAACGCGAACCAGGACGTCATCCGCCCGGTGTCGAACCCGATCACGCCGACAGGCGGCGTCGTCGGCCTGCGCGGGTCGCTCGCCCCCGATGGCGCGATCGTCAAGGTCGCGGGGATGCACACGCTCGTTTTCGAGGGCCCGGCGCGGGTGTTCGACTGCGAGGAAGACGCCTTTGCGGCGGTCGAGGCACGCTCGATTCGCGAGGGCGAGGTCCTCGTCATCCGCTACGAGGGGCCCAAGGGCGGCCCCGGGATGCGCGAGATGCTGTCGACCACTGCCGCGCTCTACGGCCTCGGCATGGGCGAGAAGGTCGCGCTGATCACCGACGGACGCTTCTCGGGCGGAACGCGCGGCTTTTGCATCGGCCATGTCGGACCCGAAGCCGCCGACGGCGGACCGATCGCGCTCGTCGAGAACGGCGACCTTATCCGCATCGACGCCGAAGCCGGGACGATCGACTTACTCGTCGACCCCGCCGAACTCGCCAGCCGCCGCGCCCTATGGCAGCCGCGGGTCAACGCCTATCAGGCGGGGGCGCTTTGGCGCTACGCGAAGACCGTTGGCCCGGCATGGACGGGCGCGGTGACCCACCCAGGAGCAAAGGCGGAACGGCACGTTTACGCGGACATTTGA
- a CDS encoding enoyl-CoA hydratase/isomerase family protein, whose protein sequence is MTDYLHLQIDGGVARLVIDRAAKRNAFDQTMWEAFPKLVDRAMADPAVRVLIVGGGQGPFCAGADIGEFATHAADPVWRGRNNAAIRATQITLARAPKPTLAAIDGDCIGGGLGIALACDVRLASPAARFGLTPAKLGLVYPLHDTKLLVDLVGPSQAKRMLFTARTFDAAEALRLGLVDDVADSLAAAVDDFAARVVSLSPATQLAAKAIVWRILDGASDDDAASAAQFDAAFDSPDFAEGVAAFLAKRPPRFT, encoded by the coding sequence ATGACCGATTACCTTCATCTCCAGATAGACGGCGGCGTCGCCCGCCTTGTCATCGACCGCGCTGCCAAGCGCAACGCCTTCGACCAAACGATGTGGGAAGCATTCCCCAAACTGGTCGATCGAGCCATGGCCGACCCCGCGGTCCGCGTCCTGATCGTCGGCGGCGGACAGGGGCCGTTCTGCGCCGGGGCCGACATCGGTGAATTTGCAACCCATGCCGCCGACCCGGTCTGGCGGGGGCGCAACAACGCCGCCATCCGGGCGACGCAGATTACGCTTGCCCGTGCCCCTAAGCCGACGCTTGCAGCGATCGATGGCGATTGCATCGGCGGCGGGCTCGGCATCGCGCTGGCGTGCGATGTCCGGCTGGCGTCGCCCGCGGCGCGCTTCGGCCTGACCCCGGCGAAGCTCGGGCTGGTCTATCCGCTCCACGATACCAAGCTGCTCGTCGACCTCGTCGGCCCGAGCCAGGCCAAGCGCATGCTGTTCACCGCACGCACCTTCGATGCGGCCGAGGCGCTCAGACTCGGACTGGTCGATGACGTCGCCGATAGCCTTGCCGCAGCGGTCGACGACTTCGCCGCCCGGGTCGTCTCGCTGTCGCCCGCGACCCAGTTGGCCGCCAAGGCGATCGTCTGGCGGATCCTCGACGGCGCGAGCGACGACGATGCCGCTTCGGCGGCGCAGTTCGATGCGGCCTTCGACTCGCCCGACTTCGCCGAAGGCGTTGCTGCCTTCCTCGCCAAGCGGCCGCCGCGCTTTACTTGA
- a CDS encoding 4-(cytidine 5'-diphospho)-2-C-methyl-D-erythritol kinase, with protein MIEAAPAKVNLALHLRRRREDGYHDLETVFVFTEFGDTLHVRSGAGLSLAMTGPLAQAVGDGDNLVLRAARALAEAAGVPANAALTLDKHIPVAAGLGGGSADAAAALRLLNRFWKLEWPIERLLPIAASLGADVPACLVGRTVTGTGRGEVLTPVDLDIAGTPILLVNPRVAVPTGPVFSGWDRIDRGPLDPTAWRGARNDLAEPAIRLAPVIAEVLAALANTGACLVRMSGSGATCFALYASAAGRDSAARSLSEASPGWWTCPTSIV; from the coding sequence TTGATCGAGGCGGCACCGGCGAAGGTCAACCTCGCGCTCCACCTTCGGCGGCGGCGCGAGGACGGCTATCACGATCTCGAAACCGTGTTTGTTTTCACCGAGTTTGGCGACACGCTTCACGTCCGGTCCGGGGCAGGGCTCAGCCTCGCGATGACCGGTCCGCTTGCTCAGGCGGTCGGCGACGGCGACAACCTGGTCCTCCGCGCTGCGAGGGCTCTGGCGGAAGCAGCTGGGGTACCAGCAAACGCGGCATTGACGCTGGACAAGCATATCCCGGTCGCGGCGGGCCTCGGCGGCGGATCGGCGGATGCGGCGGCGGCGCTCCGCCTGCTCAACCGCTTCTGGAAGCTGGAGTGGCCGATAGAGCGTTTGTTGCCGATCGCCGCGTCGCTCGGTGCCGACGTTCCCGCGTGTCTCGTCGGTCGGACGGTTACCGGGACGGGCAGGGGGGAGGTGCTCACCCCTGTCGATCTCGATATCGCGGGCACGCCGATCCTGCTGGTCAACCCGCGCGTCGCGGTGCCGACCGGCCCGGTATTCTCCGGCTGGGACCGGATCGATCGCGGGCCGCTCGACCCAACGGCGTGGCGCGGGGCGCGCAACGATCTGGCTGAGCCAGCGATCCGGCTTGCACCCGTCATCGCCGAAGTCCTTGCCGCACTCGCGAACACAGGGGCTTGTCTCGTACGCATGTCGGGGTCGGGAGCGACGTGTTTCGCGCTCTACGCTAGCGCAGCGGGGCGCGACTCGGCAGCGCGATCGCTCAGTGAGGCTAGCCCGGGATGGTGGACCTGCCCGACGAGCATCGTCTGA
- a CDS encoding tetratricopeptide repeat protein, with product MASGSSTSAAFALIWLALAAPALATPRPAISPLHGYILGRFADADNRLDDAAHYYDDALKADPGDLTLQRRTFDTAVAAGDEKLAVELAKRLDAAKAGDSTTALVRLADALKRRDWNAADAARPGLADAGYAAVVGPIVEGWTLYGRGKTDEALSVLDPAKFQGFARSYVTEHRALMLSAAKRWDEAAPLYAVLLTGEARAVVRLRVAGAAALQAAHKDAEAKALLVKGGADPVLDAALKRLDAGRALDAGPTEPRQGVALLVARLAGDLAREKPVPLALVFARVATFLSPETADTWLITGDVLARSERPEAAIAAFAHIAPKDPQAGLAAIHRAAALSDLGRDAEARKLFEAAANGPEATSDDWQRLGDFERKLNRNAAAAADYGHAISLATPADPPGWMLYFLRGAAFEQSGDWGHAEPDLRAALALAPEEPTVLNYLGYALLDRGLKLPEAQTLIGTAAKLRPDDGFIADSLGWAYYRTGQFAKAVTTLEGAARLETGDATINEHLGDAYWRAGRRIEARFSWRAARDLSPTPEQGALIAKKLDFGLDVATAQAAQLPSAAAPKP from the coding sequence GTGGCGTCAGGTTCGTCAACTTCCGCGGCTTTTGCACTTATCTGGTTAGCACTGGCCGCCCCCGCGCTGGCGACGCCGCGCCCGGCGATCTCGCCGCTCCACGGCTATATCCTCGGGCGCTTCGCCGATGCCGACAACCGGCTCGACGATGCCGCGCATTATTACGACGATGCGCTCAAGGCCGATCCGGGGGACCTGACGCTCCAGCGGCGGACGTTCGACACCGCGGTCGCGGCGGGGGACGAGAAGCTTGCGGTCGAGCTGGCGAAGCGGCTCGATGCGGCGAAGGCGGGGGATTCGACGACCGCGCTGGTCCGCCTCGCCGATGCGCTCAAGCGGCGCGACTGGAACGCCGCCGATGCCGCGCGCCCGGGGCTGGCCGACGCGGGCTATGCCGCGGTCGTCGGGCCGATCGTCGAGGGCTGGACGCTGTACGGGCGGGGCAAGACCGACGAGGCGCTCAGCGTTCTCGACCCGGCCAAGTTCCAGGGCTTCGCGCGGAGCTACGTCACCGAGCATCGCGCGCTGATGCTGTCGGCGGCGAAGCGCTGGGACGAGGCGGCGCCGCTGTACGCCGTGCTGCTGACCGGGGAGGCGCGCGCGGTCGTCCGGCTCCGGGTGGCCGGGGCGGCGGCGCTCCAGGCGGCGCACAAGGATGCCGAGGCGAAGGCGCTGCTGGTCAAGGGTGGGGCGGACCCCGTGCTCGATGCGGCGCTCAAGCGTCTCGATGCGGGGCGGGCGCTCGATGCCGGGCCGACCGAGCCGCGGCAGGGGGTGGCCTTGCTCGTGGCGCGGCTGGCGGGGGATCTGGCGCGCGAGAAGCCGGTGCCGCTGGCGCTGGTGTTCGCCCGGGTCGCGACCTTCCTCAGCCCCGAGACCGCCGATACGTGGCTGATCACCGGCGATGTCCTCGCCCGGAGCGAACGGCCCGAGGCGGCGATCGCGGCGTTCGCGCACATCGCGCCGAAGGACCCGCAAGCGGGCCTCGCGGCGATCCACCGGGCGGCGGCGCTGTCCGACCTGGGGCGCGATGCCGAGGCGCGGAAGCTGTTCGAGGCGGCGGCGAACGGACCGGAGGCGACGAGCGACGACTGGCAGCGGCTGGGGGATTTCGAGCGCAAGCTCAATCGCAACGCGGCGGCGGCGGCGGATTACGGGCACGCGATCAGCCTCGCGACGCCCGCCGATCCGCCGGGGTGGATGCTGTATTTCCTGCGCGGCGCGGCCTTTGAGCAGAGTGGCGACTGGGGGCATGCCGAGCCCGATCTGCGCGCGGCGCTCGCGCTGGCCCCTGAGGAGCCGACGGTGCTCAATTATCTGGGCTATGCGCTGCTCGACCGCGGGTTGAAGCTCCCCGAGGCGCAGACGCTGATCGGGACTGCTGCCAAGCTGCGTCCCGACGACGGCTTCATCGCCGATTCGCTGGGGTGGGCGTATTACCGGACCGGGCAGTTCGCCAAGGCGGTGACGACGCTCGAGGGTGCGGCGCGGCTCGAAACCGGCGACGCCACGATCAACGAGCATCTTGGCGATGCGTATTGGCGGGCGGGGCGGAGGATCGAGGCGCGGTTCAGCTGGCGGGCGGCGCGCGACTTGTCACCGACTCCGGAGCAGGGGGCGCTGATCGCGAAGAAGCTCGACTTCGGGCTCGATGTCGCCACCGCGCAGGCGGCGCAACTTCCCTCAGCCGCCGCGCCCAAGCCTTGA